TCCtgccattttctttgtttttcattacTTCCAAACCCTAGACTAACTCATGACATCTGAGGACAATGAGCACGTTTTCATCACACTAAATCCAGACCATTTGTCAGTCAACAGCATGAGCAGTACCTGTTCTATAAGTTTGTCTTCAGTAGCCTGCTGTTAGGCCAGCATTTATGCTAGCTCACAATGACTTGTTGCTAGAATCCAAGCATCCAATGTCGCCACTGAACAGACACCCCTTGTTCCATTATTTCCACTGTTGATCTCTGAATCCTTAGGGATTGTTTTCTCTGGCTCTCCAACCACTCTTTTGTTTCCAATTCCCAGAATCTTGGCTTAAGAGGATggccattcctttttttttttttttttctgactcttAGGTCTCTAGGGCACTTCTCTTTCATCACCAAGACTAAGACTCTCCTTTGTTTCAGATTCAAGTTCCAAGTGGGAGCAACCTGAGCTAGACCTCACTTGACATCTTCCCATTCATGCCACCAGGAGCACAACTCACAATTGTTCTCCACGGCCCTCACAGGCCTTCCGTCCCTCTCCTCTTGTGACACCAAAAGCTCTGTTGTCacctaaatatttttaatttgattttaatttattttattaattaatcaattttcaacttatttattttgcatgtgattgtgagtgagtgtgtgtgtgtgtgtgtgtgtgtgtacatacaacaGCACtcgtgtggaaatcagaggacagctattcagagtcagttctctccttccaccgctTGTATCCTTGTATAAGGACTTCTTCCTTGTAGAAAGTCCACAAGTGTCTTTGCAATAGTGTttgtatgttaaaaaaaattctatttctttattttggctTCAAATGTCTTTATGTATAAAATGTCTCTTTTAATAGCTGGTTCAGTTTTTTTTATTCAGTTGGGTGGCATTAGCCTTCAGTTTGGTTCATTTTAATCAGTGGGAAACCGCTATATTTGGGAATGATGTCTCCCTCCTTAATCTGGTTTTAAACACAGTAGACACTCATTCATCCTCGATTCCCTACTCACAAACCCACCTTCTCTCTGAAGTATGTTTGTAGGCTGAAAAGCGATACCCGCACCACTTCCACGGCCATTTACAGGCATGGTAAATGGTGCAATTTTTGAGTCATCCAACAGAGTTCCCTAGGCTGAGTTCAAAGAATAAAGCGCTTGCCacattggttttgttgtttcattgCTCCTGTCTCTGTTCATGTCTGTGCTCAGGCACAGGGCTCAGGTGCTACTGCCTGTGTTCCTAAGTGCAACAAGTGACCGCGTTTGCGAGCTCATGAAATGACCGCTAATCGTTTGAAAAGCACCAGGCTAGAAAGCATCGTTCCATAATGGAAGTTATGAACAGTGAAGTCCCGATATTCAGGATCAAGAAACTGTCGTTTTTTTTCTTGGTAAGGGCTGGCTGCCTTGCAGATTTCGAAAGCTGATGCGACATGGGAGATGCTGAGAATGGAGGTAAAGGAAGCACGCTCCACTATCAAGAGGctgcagaagattttttttttaaatacctgcTAAGAGCTGTTCAGGAAAAGGGTTATGTGAAAGAGCGGGTTTCAGTGGTGACAGAGCTGGCTTGTTTCCCTAGGAAATTGGCAAACAAACTTGTACAAGGAAAATGGTTTTTTAGTTGACAAAATGCTATCAGAGATTGGCGAGAAATTAAGTCTGCAGTCCTGACAGGAATGGTAGCTCGGTATTTATGGTGTCTTCGTGGAGCACAGCTACCACATAGAATGATAATTGACTGTGTTCTCTGTATCCTTTGGTTTCCTTTCTACCTGgaggttattatttttaatatctattttATGTTCTCCCCACATGCTAAATTGTCTCCTTGTTTGTGGTACTTTTCCCACtgattcttttgttgttttgccaGATACACGGATACATTCTTAAGTAGATGTATTTTCACTCTACTCTCTTTTTATTGTGTACTTTCTCTTGTTAAGCTATGTTTCCTAACACCTCTAAAACAACATTAAATCGCAGTCAAAATAACAAGTATCTCTCCTTTGTGACTCTGTGGGGGATTCTTCCTGCTAAGTGGGAACTGTAAGCTGAAGTATATATAATGTTTAAAAGTATCTGTTGATTATTCTTCCATGGGGGGTATGAGTTTAATATTGCCCATTGACTTTTATTACTGGTGGAGATACCATTGTGATTTTCTTGAATCTATTAACATGATGAATTATGTTAAAGGAGTTTAAAATGTAAAGCCAGTTTTACTTTGATAGCATGATTTTTCCCTGGTCATCACACACTATTTTAATATCCAGTTAGATTTTCTTCTTACTGTTTTAGTTGCACTAGTGTTCATAAATCAAGTTCATTTAGATTTAAGCAACATTTGAttgcagacaagataaaatgctTGGTggagaggttttatttttattaatgaacTCTAGATCGCTTCTCTGTATTTGGGTTAATATTGAGAAATTATATTTTCCTataaagattatttttcactctatacttttaaatacttttaaatggaGCTGGAAATGTAGCTCCTGGGTTCTATCTAAGGCATATCATAAATCAGGCAAGCTAGCCCATACCTGtaatcatatatgtgtgtatatgtatatgtatatatatatatatattgttagaTATATAATCAACCTGGAGAGAGAGGTAGCAGCGGGATCCAAAGTTATGTCTATGTaggaaattcaaggccagtttgagTTTCAGGAGATTCCACATCAAAAACATTTACTAACTACTTGGGACTGGGGATGTAactttgtagaaaaaaaattgcCTAGAATTCGTGAAGTTTTGAAGTTATTTAAGCACTTCATTATCTGGGTAAGATTGCATtggcctgcaaccccagcacttttGGTGAGAGACAAAAGGAACAGAAGACCAAggacatcctcagctacatagagtttgaggctagcctggggtacatgagaACCTATATCTTAAAACAAGAGCCAAGTTATATAATATAGTTGTCCAAGTAAGTTCAAACTTtgggaaaattattttccttgataATTATTTCCCAATTGTTATTCTTCATTTGGCATTTGACCtttctcctaaaaaaaaaagtaaggaaggtgggacagcctctggatggcctttccttcagtctctgctccactctgtcctgtattttctttagacaggagcaattctgggttaaaattttgagaagggtgggtggccccattccccaactggccccacttggggatccatcccttatgcagacaccaaacccagacactattgctgatgccaagaagtgtttgctgacaggagcctgagatagctgtctcctgagaggctctgccagagtatgacaaatacagatgtggatgctcgcaatcaaccatgggactgagcacagggtccccaatggaggagttagagaaaggacggaaggagctgaaggggtttggaaccccataggaagaacaataatatcaaccagccagacccccccagaactcccagggactagaccaaccaccaaagagtacacatgtagagactcatggcttcagctgcatatatagcagaggatggcattgtctggcatcagtgggaggggaggcctttggttctgtgaaagctttatgtcccagtgtaggggaatgccagggcagggaggcaggagtgcatgggtgggtgagtgggggagcaccctcatagaagcaggagtagGGGAATTAGGTTAGGGGGTTTTcttaggggaaaccaggaagagggataacatttgaaatgtaaataaataaaaataccaataaaagaattaaaaaagaggAAGGCTGTAGTCAGGTGGATAGTCTGACATACTTTCCATTCAAAGGAGTAACCGAGTTAAGTATGGGGTGCATTTGTTTTGTGTCTCATTGCTTTAATTTTGTCTTTATTAAAACATCTATCTtagctttcatttctttttagtttagtttttttctttagctttttgAAATTTGTTCTTGATATATTTGTTTCAAGAGCTAATATCTACTTTAGTGTGCAGGCACAAAGGCTTTTAAGAGATGCTAATTTCTGGCCTTCATTGCACCTGATGTCCCCAGAGAGCCCAGTGCAGCGGCTGAGACCCTCTTCTGTTTCACTGTTTTGGGGCCACTGTTACGGGTGTTCTTGCAGATCAAGCAGCTTTTCCCATCAGAATTCATAGTTCAGCCTAAACCTGCAAAATCTTACTGGTTGCATTGCtcatttcttctgcttctttcctttcctttcctttcctttcttttcttttcctttcttttcttttcttttctttataatagagaaaatattttatttttttatattggacatatttctttatttatgtttcaaatgtaattccctttcccggtttcctgtccataagcaccccccatcctctccccctcccccataaggctgttctcccccatccactccccattACCGCTCCCCCTACCACAATCCCCTGCAccaggggtccaaccttggcaggaccaagggcttccccttccactggtgccccaataatgccatcctctgctacatatgcagttggagccctgagttagtccatgtacagtctttcggtaATGGTTTAGTCTtctgtttcttatgttttcttcATCTTAGACCACAAAGTGTAGGGTCTCTGACTGTGGCATTGCAGGCATTTTCTCCCAGAATCTGCACATGATCTGCTTTATAGATGTGAACAATGTAcaattacatacataaatattaataAGGGTCTAAATTTCCATTACAAATCACAGTAACATTGTAAAGTGCCCTCCTtatccttttcttccttcatttctcacTTGTCTGAAGCTGAGATCACAACCTCCATGttattttatacatacacacaacgaCTTATTGATTCCTTTTTCATTGTACTTTAATTTGCCCCGGATCATAAGGGTAGATTCATATTAGCTGTGTTTGATCTCTTTCAGCTTTTTGAGCTTGACTCCTGTGGACCTTCAAACTGTTTCCTTCTTCACTCTAGCCATTCAATGTAACCTACCCACCGCCGCACACCCCTTTTTTGTATGAGTGTATTCTGTCACTCTGAAGGAATTGACCCAACTAGAAAATACACAAAGGTGCTGTCCCGTGTTTGACattataaatcacacacacacacacacacacacacaccacaccacacacacaccacaccacacacacacaccacaccacacacacaccacaccacacacacacacacacacacacaccacacacacacacacacacaccacaccacacacacaccacaccacacacacacaccacacacacacacacaccacaccacacacacaccacaccacacacacacaccacaccacacacacaccacaccacacacacacacacacacacacacacacacaccacacatgtatTTTCACGTGGAGCCTATTAAGTCACCTACAGGTCCATAGGTGTACAAGTGAATAATTTGTGTCAAAGAAAACAAGGTGAATTGTCTTGAATGGCTTTAGCTAGAATTGTGGGGAATATCATTCGTTCTCCTTACCAGTTGAATGTCTTCatcaacacacacatgtgtattaaCATATAAGAAGGAAAAATGAGAGAAATCCAACGTTGAGAAAAatggttttctgtgtagcctgtGAGCATCCCACTGTGAGATGCTTTGGAGGACAAGGGGGGATTTTGGTTTGGGGGAAGCCAACAGACAAAGGCAGTGTCCTGCACCGAGCACTTCCTTGACAACTGTCTCAGGATCCTATGATCCTTGAGGCCTCATTGTAAAGCACATACAGAGAATTGGAAGACGGAGGTCTAGAACGCTTAGATTGCTCTAATCTTTTTCACATGAGAAACTTACATCCAATGGAGTTAACTTGCTCCTTGGGATCCTTCTGCTGGTTCCAACCCACTTAAATATCTGTAGTCTTAAAGTTTCTAAGTCAGGGGAAGTTGTCCACTACCTATCATCAGACGATTGTGgtttagagatttattttttacCCCAAATTCACAGCTGCAGATAAGTTATACAAGTAAATTACTAAATTACAAACTTTGGGATCTTATTAGAGGGCAAATCTACCTCACTGCAGCACCATGGAGATGGAGAAATAGAGGGTGCCATGGCGTTACACAGCAGAGGGAAATCTCAGGCATTGCCAACCAGCATCAGGCACAGTCAAGACATCGGCCATCGCAGAACTGGGTGAGTAGGATTGGGGTATTGTGGGAAAACTCAAATGTCTGCTGTATCAGTaactgagtgaatgaataaagCAGAAGCAAATGCATAGATGTCTGAATATACAAGGAGGGTGTGTGAGCTCAAGCAATTATGTATtgagctgtggtgtgtgtgtgtgtgtgtgtgtgtgtgtgtgtgtgtgtgggcataaTATTGAACTGAGAGGCCCCTGACTTTTAAAAGTGGATGAGGCTGTTTGGCCCCAGGAGAGAATTGTCTTTTGAGTCTAATGCTGcctgatgacattttttttttaccaagacaaaacataaataaatatttgacatGACCAACTGATTGTTCAGCGTTAGCTCAACATGGTAGAGTACTGCACGGCCATCCAAAGCATGGAGCTGTTTCCTAATATTAGGTTTGAGATATGGCCACCAGCTGAGAAAGAATGAGCTTCTGGAAGAACGGACTAATAAAGAGAAAGGAGACCATAATAACAAAGGATGAGATATTTATTTAAATCTATTCTTGATACATTGAAAGCTGAGCGCATTTATGACAAAGGGTTCAAGGAAGAAGTTCTCTTTCCAGGTTCACCACTACGGTTACCAGGTTACCATGTCTTCTGTTGTTGTAATCCAGGTGTCGTGACTGCGATAATTTACAATTTATACCACAGAAAAGTAATCTCAGGGCGGTAACTTCAAAACGAGGAGACAATTTGAGAATCCAGCATTTTCATACTGTAAAGTTGTTACTTTATCAACACCCTGGAAAAACTTTATTCCATTTACAACCTTTGGGTTACACAACGCTAAAGGGAAATGTATTCGTCCGCATGCAAAGCAGTATAGCTTCAGGATATAGCTCTCAAATGTACATCCCAAGTGACTGGCAGGAGATGTTGTGAAGATGGTTGTGAATGGTGAAATATTCCTATTTCCTATGAGGACAAAAGCAGGAATTGTTCAGAATAATTATGGTAACCAGGTGATATAACTAATTTATCCAGAAGACATTTCAATGTCATTTAATAAACATTGTTTATCCATCTCTTTATCAGTaaatttctcagcctttttacttgaattaattttcatttaaggatgatatattaaaaatctttcaaaaacgtgtatttgtaaaaaaattataaaaataagatttatcAATAAAGTACATTTCCACTTGAATTTTTATTCTTGtgcctttctcttttttgtttttgctttgttttgttgttttttctcttttagtgcTGGAGAGTGGGTCAGAGACCCTACATAAGCTAGGAAACCACTATACCACTAAGTTACATCCGGGCACACTGCTCTGCTTTTTAATTGAGTAAATAATGCCACATACAATGACATTTTAATGGGTGTGTTAAAATTACAGCAATTTTAATGTGATATTAATGTGTaatgacttatttcttctccataTTTCATCCATACCAATTTTGCTGGTGCTTGATCTATCACAGGCATCGCTTAGAGAGTAACTAAGTGGATAGAAATTTTCATAGAAAAGTTATATACGATTGCATACTCTTAAGTAATGGGACACCCATTACATCAGTCATCCACACACAGGAGCAGCTAATCGCTGTATAACCTACATTTATGAAAGTTTTACTAGATTTCAAAATCAACTAAAAAACCCTTACTTGTCAGTGATCTTGGTTTGAATCAGCCAGTTGATGAAGTCTCTGGTGGCAAGGTTATCGAGAATCGTGTTCATCTCATCAGAGAAGGATCCATCAGCATGTCTGCGCCCAAGTTCCTCAGCTATGGCGACTTCTTCCGGGAAGCTAAGCAAAGAAGGCTTGGAGTCAGTGTTTATCTTAAATAAATTCGTGTGAACTGCTGAGCCTTGGTGATATGTGTGGGAGTGGTAGAGAATAAAAATTTGGGGGCTTCACTAAAAGCCCTCATACAAGCCCACCAAGGTGGAGACCATTAAATGCTAGAAGGTTTGTGTCTCTCTCTACCCTGAAACGAAAGTCACGTAGGTTCGCCTTTTTGAGTAACCCATGGTACCTTATTATTTAAACTATTAGTTTTTCTGAAATTCAACACAAGTACATCATGCTCTGGAAAGACAGTAGCAGCCTTGCAAAACTCAGCAGTAAGGGATTTAAAATCtcagctgcccccccccccactcatTCACCACAGTGTAATTCCTGGTATTTGTTACACACTATAGATACCCATGAAGTCACTCCATTGGTTTTGCAGGCATAATGGGTAGCGCTTACAAATCAGCTACAGACTGTAGAGCTCCATCAAGATGCATCACTGGGTTTGTAGGTTTGATGGGTAGCGCGTACACGTCAGTTACCCGTACTAGTTCTCCCTCATTTCAGTCTACTCAGCAAGCATGTTTTAACTCCACTTAAAAATCAGAGCTGAACATAAATTTTCTCCTACTTCAGttcaaatgcaaatcaaaatggtcACAAGAAAATGAGATGGTTCAGGAGTGGTGTGTGATTAAGGCTAAGCCAGCAACTAAGAAACTTGTTCTCCCTTTTCACCTTGATCATTGTATGGCTAACTTTGTGGTGGCTGAGTACATGGTTGGTTGTGGAAAATGTCATTACATGTTTGAATTTTATTAACACATGAATACAAGTTGACTGCATATGCAACTTCAAGTCAGACTATGACCATTTCATTAAATATTAAGTTTTTAGTATAGCATTTCCATAggatagtctttttttctttgtaatttctCATCTAGGAAAATCATCAGATATTAAACCAGAGACTTACTCTCGCCTTCCTCGGCCTTTCACCAGCCAAGCAATGAATTCCTTTGCTGCCTGGCCCTCCAAGTAAGAACTCACATCACTGGTAAAGGTCCCTTCAGCATGCCTCTCAAATTCATCATGACGTTTGGCAATGTTGTTCCTGAAAGAAATGTGGGAGTTGTGTTGAATGAAGCTTCATCTCTTTGTTAATGTGTTTCTCCCTGACAAGCGTGAAGACCTCAGGCTCAGGACTGAACGGCAAGAGCGCTAAAAAGTTTGGGAGGTGAGAGTGCTTATAAAGTTATTTTGAGTTCCGTTAATGATCTGGCTTGAAACTTTGTGGAGAGAGGCTAATGCCATTTTAAAAGAGACTAAACCATTCTTTCCTTTTCCAGGGGCCATTTCCACCTGGGCTTCCTCCTGCTGTGGTCGTTAAAGCTTCATTTAGGCTTTATCTCAGGACAGGAAAGCTGTCTGGCTCTGCCATGTTTCTCACAGTCAGAGTAGGTACTTGTTATGAATGAACGTCTGCTCAGAGTCAGTTAACTGATTTGAGGGAAAGCGAAGGACCGCCTTGAATTATTATGAGAAGAACCGCATGATAACGGGTTAAAGAAAGTAAATGCTCTAGCAGTAGAGAAGCAAAGTGGGCTCTTATCAGCTGTAAGCGTGTGGAAGAGCTCAGGCAACAGAACAAGTAGCCTGCAGAGTCCCACGCTGTACATTGCCATTTTGGAAGGTTCATCTTAAACAGACATCAAATAGCTGAGTTATGGGTCGGTCGCCTAGTGTTAGTTTGCCCAGATTGTATGATATCCACTCCAGAAAATCAGAACAATTGTTGTCAAGTCTATAAATTTGTGTTTTCACACAATTCGGGTGCCTTACCTATAAATCACTATCAGGGACGCTGTCAATCCTCAGGTCTGCTCTGACCACTTCTTTGCTGCTGTACTCTTCACTCCAAGGATATGTGTGCATCCTGTCTACtcttctcatcccctcttcctcctcttttcgtTCCACCCAGACACATCTATGTCCTTTTCCTGATTTTTAGATTTCTTCAGCTATTTGGTATGCATAACTCCCTTTCCCATGTGGGCTATCCTCCAAAGAAATTGTGAAATTCCACCATCTCTGTGAAACTCTTGTGGATAATTTCCTCCAGTAGCCTAGAAGTAGCAAAGCCCCCAACACTCCTCAAACAAAATCCAACATTAAAATGTATGCCTTATGATGGGTTTGTGTTCCTGTTTGCCGCCTTCTTTCTTTATGCTCTGCAACTAGTTGGGCTgtgatttttaaatgcatttcttgaattttcttttaCAAGAGGATGGGTGCATCTGTTTTTCATACTTTACTAATGGTTAACACAGCTAAGGTATAATCCTCATGGGTTCACAGTCATTGACTTGAACCCCCTCAATGGCATGTTGCGAATTTGCTCTAACTTTTGGTAAGAATTACACTCTAGAGCTAACAGGTCTCCAAAACTCAGtttccagtttaaaaaaattactaagaaTACTGCTGCTTAAAATATAAGAAAGTCTTTGTCACAGCAGTGTGTGGATGAGGAATTTGGTAGAGCTGAGACAAAGGTAGCATGCACAACCTCACGAACACCCAAAATGAATAAGCCTGTTTGGTGAGCATGATAACCTAGGAGAGTCAGGAGAATTTCTTAATGTGCATTTGTGTACAACAACTTCAGACTCCTACCGGTTCCTCTTGGTGTTCATCAACCACTGCACAAAATCTTGAGCACGGCGGGAGTCCAGGTATTTGCTGTAGTCACTGGTGAATGTGCCCTGTGAATGGCGTTTGTCTTCGTTTATCTGATTAGGGTCTTCAAGTGGTTCTGTCTGGGAAGCTGGGAATGATCTGTGAGAGGCAGTAATTAAGTAGCATAAGTACAACTGTAGGAGCAGGTACTCAAAGGGTAAATACTCCAGGAGTATACGCTTTATAATTAAGCTTATTGAGAAGATTCTTCACTACAAAATAGAAGGTCCCGTGCAGTAGTGAGATTGCCctgcattggttctcaacctttctatgCTGTGACCCTTAAATATTGTTCCtcatgacccccaaccataatgctatttcattgctacttcataactgtaattttgcttctgtcatgaatcataatatTAACATCTGATATATGACCTCtcaggggtcatgacccacaggttgagaaccaatgcttAGAAGGACCTGACCTGCTTGTTGGACCAGCTTTAGTGTATTGGAAGATATTCGTTCTGAAATTTAGCAACAGGTTTCTCAAATGTTTTCTGAAACATTATGAAAGAAATCTTTTCAAGTAATTAATCTACTCATGATTATGCTAATATGACAGAGGAGAGAGTgacttgaatattttaaaactttaagaagCCCAAATCTCTTGTTTGGGCAGCAGATATATGCCCCCAAATTTGTCTTGCACAtactaatgtaaaaaaaaaactcaattacTTAGCTATACAGTAGCTAAAGACTGGAGAAAGGGACAAAAAACACCATCTGCTAATTTGAAAATTCCTGGTGGATATTCCTATGTAACTGGTTGGCATGATAAACATACAGGGATATCAATGTAATAACCACAAATGGTATACTATTTTACTTgtcaaattaaaattattaaggaTTAGAGAGGGTAAAATGTTTCTCTGCTGCTCATGGGAAGAGAGATGAACTCCCACAGCTTTTCAGAAGGGCAAATCAGGAAGGTTTTTGTACTAATTCTGGTTTAAACTCACTCACTCCCTTTGACACAATAATGTCATTGCTGGAAATCTATCCCAGAAAATATTAAGAAATGTGACACAAAATGCATATGGACAAACCTCCTATGTAGCACTCTTCCTGGGTACATTTTAA
This Rattus norvegicus strain BN/NHsdMcwi chromosome 3, GRCr8, whole genome shotgun sequence DNA region includes the following protein-coding sequences:
- the Gcg gene encoding pro-glucagon preproprotein, translating into MKTVYIVAGLFVMLVQGSWQHAPQDTEENARSFPASQTEPLEDPNQINEDKRHSQGTFTSDYSKYLDSRRAQDFVQWLMNTKRNRNNIAKRHDEFERHAEGTFTSDVSSYLEGQAAKEFIAWLVKGRGRRDFPEEVAIAEELGRRHADGSFSDEMNTILDNLATRDFINWLIQTKITDKK
- the Gcg gene encoding pro-glucagon isoform X2 produces the protein MYNINLIKIELIWTACFPIIPLPPTLCSNRQNKKMKTVYIVAGLFVMLVQGSWQHAPQDTEENARSFPASQTEPLEDPNQINEDKRHSQGTFTSDYSKYLDSRRAQDFVQWLMNTKRNRNNIAKRHDEFERHAEGTFTSDVSSYLEGQAAKEFIAWLVKGRGRRDFPEEVAIAEELGRRHADGSFSDEMNTILDNLATRDFINWLIQTKITDK
- the Gcg gene encoding pro-glucagon isoform X1, with protein sequence MYNINLIKIELIWTACFPIIPLPPTLCSNRQNKKMKTVYIVAGLFVMLVQGSWQHAPQDTEENARSFPASQTEPLEDPNQINEDKRHSQGTFTSDYSKYLDSRRAQDFVQWLMNTKRNRNNIAKRHDEFERHAEGTFTSDVSSYLEGQAAKEFIAWLVKGRGRRDFPEEVAIAEELGRRHADGSFSDEMNTILDNLATRDFINWLIQTKITDKK